In Rhizobium sp. WSM4643, the following are encoded in one genomic region:
- the lepB gene encoding signal peptidase I → MSEKVEAKPNALWENIKVIIQALILAMVIRTVLFQPFTIPSGSMMPTLLVGDYIFVNKFAYGYSKYSLPFSPDVFSGRLFGADPKRGDIVVFRFPPNPEIDYIKRCIGLPGDHIQVTDGVLYVNGKPVPKVADGSFTSDYKLDPGADVPVFRETLDNGKTYDTLDQSPVSRGDNTREFIVPEGHYFMMGDNRDNSLDSRFDVGFVPAENLVGRASVIFFSLGNDTSFREIWKWPTNMRWDRLFKVVE, encoded by the coding sequence GTGTCCGAAAAAGTCGAAGCCAAGCCGAATGCCCTCTGGGAAAATATCAAAGTCATCATCCAGGCGCTGATTTTGGCGATGGTGATCCGTACGGTGCTGTTCCAGCCCTTTACCATTCCCTCCGGTTCGATGATGCCGACGCTGCTCGTCGGCGACTACATCTTCGTCAATAAGTTCGCTTACGGCTATTCGAAATATTCGCTGCCCTTCTCGCCTGACGTCTTCAGCGGCCGCCTGTTCGGCGCCGATCCGAAGCGTGGCGACATCGTCGTCTTCCGCTTCCCGCCAAACCCCGAGATCGATTACATCAAGCGCTGCATCGGCCTGCCGGGTGACCATATCCAGGTTACGGACGGCGTGCTCTACGTTAACGGCAAGCCGGTTCCGAAGGTGGCGGACGGCAGCTTCACCTCGGATTACAAGCTTGATCCGGGCGCAGATGTGCCGGTGTTCCGCGAAACGCTCGACAACGGCAAGACCTATGACACGCTTGATCAGTCTCCGGTATCGCGCGGCGACAATACCCGCGAGTTCATCGTGCCGGAAGGCCACTATTTCATGATGGGCGATAACCGCGACAACTCGCTCGACAGCCGCTTTGACGTCGGCTTCGTGCCTGCGGAAAATCTTGTCGGCCGCGCCAGCGTCATCTTCTTCTCGCTCGGCAACGATACCTCCTTCCGCGAAATCTGGAAGTGGCCGACGAACATGCGTTGGGACCGCCTATTCAAGGTTGTTGAATGA
- a CDS encoding superoxide dismutase family protein: MKAMCTIAALSLLAVALPAGAQDKQTAVANFVDKDGKEDGRAQLTAAANGGVLIEVEISGLPANKWVAFHVHETGRCDAATHLESAGGHFNPGKAEHGLLAANGPHAGDMPNQYVGQDGVLRAQIFNTMVTLDGKTDGIRGRALMVHVNSDDYRSQPSGDAGERLACGVVQ; the protein is encoded by the coding sequence ATGAAAGCCATGTGCACCATCGCCGCCTTGAGCCTGCTTGCGGTTGCATTGCCGGCAGGCGCTCAGGACAAGCAGACGGCGGTCGCCAATTTCGTCGACAAGGACGGCAAGGAAGATGGCCGCGCGCAGCTGACGGCTGCTGCCAATGGCGGCGTCCTGATCGAAGTCGAGATATCGGGACTGCCGGCGAACAAATGGGTGGCCTTCCACGTTCATGAGACCGGCCGCTGCGACGCCGCGACCCACCTCGAATCGGCGGGCGGTCATTTCAATCCCGGGAAGGCGGAGCATGGCCTCCTTGCCGCCAACGGTCCGCACGCAGGCGATATGCCCAATCAATATGTCGGGCAGGACGGCGTGCTGCGGGCACAGATCTTCAATACCATGGTGACACTCGACGGCAAGACCGACGGCATTCGCGGCCGCGCATTGATGGTGCATGTCAATTCGGATGATTATCGCAGCCAGCCGTCAGGAGATGCTGGTGAACGGCTTGCCTGCGGCGTTGTTCAATAG
- a CDS encoding mechanosensitive ion channel family protein — protein sequence MEQQAADVLLATQTALSQASALAVQYSFSVLGAVILLVLGWALAGFTSRWAYEGLSRVHGIDETLARFFTNVLRYALLILVFITVLGQFGVQTASIIAALGAAGLAIGLALQGTLQNIAAGIMLLILRPFRVGEYIETSSVAGTVREIGLFATELRTGDGLYRLAPNSTLWNTPITNFSREPTRRDELKISVAHEDDIDLAMERLMGLAKADSRVLMSPAPSVFIDSLGDGAISVTLRYWAKTGDWWLVSRDMVKRVKLAFDEKDNPAAVPDASDATPEKKQNGRAAAEKPTSARQ from the coding sequence ATGGAACAACAGGCAGCCGATGTCCTCCTCGCCACGCAAACGGCACTCAGCCAGGCAAGTGCGCTTGCGGTGCAGTATTCCTTCTCCGTCCTCGGGGCGGTGATCCTGCTCGTCCTTGGTTGGGCGCTCGCCGGTTTTACCAGCCGCTGGGCCTATGAAGGTCTGTCGCGCGTTCATGGCATCGACGAGACGCTGGCGCGATTCTTCACCAATGTGCTGCGCTACGCCCTGCTCATCCTGGTGTTCATCACCGTGCTCGGTCAATTCGGCGTCCAGACCGCTTCGATCATCGCAGCCCTCGGCGCAGCAGGCCTGGCGATCGGACTGGCGCTGCAAGGGACACTGCAGAATATCGCCGCCGGCATCATGCTGCTGATCCTCAGGCCTTTCCGCGTCGGCGAATATATTGAGACCAGCAGCGTGGCCGGCACGGTGCGCGAAATCGGATTGTTTGCAACCGAGCTCAGAACCGGCGACGGGCTCTATCGGTTGGCGCCGAATTCGACGCTCTGGAACACACCGATTACCAATTTCAGCCGCGAGCCCACGCGGCGGGACGAGCTGAAAATCAGCGTCGCCCATGAGGATGACATCGATCTGGCGATGGAGAGGCTGATGGGCCTTGCCAAAGCCGATTCCAGAGTGCTGATGTCACCGGCACCCAGCGTCTTCATCGACAGCCTCGGTGACGGCGCGATCTCCGTAACGCTGCGCTACTGGGCAAAGACCGGCGATTGGTGGCTGGTCAGCCGTGACATGGTGAAGCGCGTGAAACTCGCCTTCGATGAGAAGGACAATCCCGCCGCTGTGCCGGATGCATCAGACGCAACTCCAGAAAAAAAGCAAAACGGCAGGGCGGCGGCCGAAAAACCGACATCGGCGCGGCAGTGA
- a CDS encoding Crp/Fnr family transcriptional regulator, whose protein sequence is MATSRPINSFKTPCEQCPLRPLPHFREFSRDELEFVSSFKRGELAVDAGSTILVEGAHSAHLFTVLSGWGFRYKMLEDGRRQILNYIMPGDLIGLQGTIGGEMQHSVEALSPVSLCVFERDRLMTLYNKHASLAFDITWIAAREERILDEHLLSIGRRTALERAAYLIAFLFERGRKLNIFNGRKFIPITQQHIADTLGLSIVHTNKTLKKLSERGLIRWQERGCEVLNGEELMVIAGWEGLGEGKRPFI, encoded by the coding sequence ATGGCGACGTCGAGACCCATCAATTCGTTCAAAACCCCATGCGAGCAATGTCCTTTGCGGCCGCTGCCGCATTTCAGGGAGTTCAGCCGCGACGAGCTGGAATTCGTCTCGAGCTTCAAAAGGGGTGAGCTTGCCGTCGATGCCGGCTCCACCATTCTCGTCGAGGGAGCCCATAGCGCTCATCTCTTCACGGTGCTCTCCGGCTGGGGCTTCCGCTACAAGATGCTGGAGGACGGGCGTCGCCAGATTCTGAACTATATCATGCCGGGCGACCTGATCGGACTGCAGGGAACCATCGGCGGCGAGATGCAGCATTCCGTCGAAGCGCTTTCACCCGTTTCGCTCTGTGTCTTCGAACGAGACAGGCTGATGACGCTCTACAACAAGCACGCCTCGCTCGCCTTCGACATTACCTGGATCGCCGCGCGCGAGGAGCGCATCCTGGATGAGCATCTCTTGAGCATCGGCCGCCGCACGGCGCTGGAAAGAGCAGCCTACCTGATCGCTTTCCTGTTCGAGCGCGGCCGGAAGCTCAATATTTTCAACGGCCGCAAATTTATCCCCATCACCCAGCAGCACATTGCCGACACGCTCGGTCTCTCCATCGTTCACACCAACAAAACCTTGAAAAAGCTCAGCGAACGTGGGTTGATCCGCTGGCAGGAGCGCGGCTGCGAGGTGCTGAACGGCGAGGAATTGATGGTCATCGCCGGCTGGGAAGGGCTTGGAGAGGGCAAACGCCCGTTCATCTAA
- a CDS encoding tyrosine phosphatase family protein gives MTFVVVSPLSRIAEMAVRHKARDMISLIAKEQAFHRPGVIAAERHLTLGMNDIVFKGTGDLVAPDETHVRAIVDFAASWRQETPLLIHCWMGVSRSPAAALIVALSLAPDQSEETLAGRLRAASPFATPNARLIEIGDVLLGRSGRLVAAVRAIGRGADADANAPFVLAIRDAACG, from the coding sequence GTGACCTTTGTCGTCGTCTCGCCGCTGTCGCGCATTGCCGAAATGGCAGTGCGCCATAAGGCGCGTGATATGATCAGCCTGATCGCCAAGGAGCAGGCCTTTCACCGACCGGGCGTGATCGCGGCCGAACGTCATCTGACACTTGGCATGAACGACATCGTCTTCAAGGGCACCGGCGATCTCGTGGCGCCTGACGAGACGCATGTGCGAGCAATTGTCGACTTTGCGGCCTCGTGGCGACAGGAGACGCCGTTGCTCATCCATTGCTGGATGGGCGTGTCGAGATCGCCGGCCGCAGCCCTCATCGTCGCGCTGTCGCTGGCACCCGATCAGAGCGAGGAAACGCTTGCCGGCCGGCTCCGGGCCGCTTCACCGTTCGCGACGCCGAATGCTCGGCTGATCGAGATCGGTGACGTGCTGCTCGGCCGCAGCGGCCGGCTGGTCGCAGCAGTACGGGCAATCGGGCGTGGCGCCGATGCCGACGCCAACGCGCCCTTCGTGCTTGCGATCCGGGACGCCGCCTGCGGTTGA
- a CDS encoding aldo/keto reductase — MLTKTASPTTITLWNGREIPRLGMGCWAIGGPFFAGDTPLGWGDVDDDESVEAINRAIERGIRFFDTASNYGAGHSEEVLGRAIGNRDDIVVATKFGFATDPETKQATGAFADEAFIRRSVETSLRRLKRDRLDLLQFHLNDFRLDQSNAVFDTLEALRAEGKIDAFGWSTDFPDRAARHTDRQGYVSVQHTMNVFEPVPEMIAVIEGKGLISINRGPLAMGLLTGKFTADKAVGAKDVRGAALDWMVYFKDGRMAPEFAARLDAVRDLLTSGGRTLTQGALAWLWARSPRTLPIPGFRTVAQVEENAGALEKGPLPADVMAGIDAALDRV; from the coding sequence ATGCTGACCAAGACCGCATCACCGACGACGATCACGCTCTGGAACGGCCGCGAAATTCCGCGCCTCGGCATGGGATGCTGGGCGATCGGCGGTCCCTTCTTCGCCGGCGACACCCCGCTCGGCTGGGGCGATGTCGACGACGATGAATCCGTGGAAGCGATCAACCGTGCCATCGAACGCGGCATCCGCTTCTTCGATACGGCCTCGAACTACGGCGCCGGCCACTCGGAGGAAGTGCTCGGCCGGGCGATCGGCAATCGCGACGATATCGTCGTCGCCACCAAGTTCGGCTTCGCCACCGATCCGGAAACCAAGCAGGCAACCGGCGCCTTCGCCGATGAGGCCTTCATCCGCCGTTCGGTCGAGACCTCGTTGCGCCGCCTTAAGCGCGATCGTCTCGATCTCCTGCAGTTCCATCTCAATGATTTTCGGCTGGATCAATCGAATGCCGTCTTCGATACGCTGGAGGCGCTGCGCGCCGAAGGCAAAATCGACGCGTTCGGCTGGAGCACTGATTTTCCCGATCGCGCCGCCCGTCATACCGACCGCCAGGGCTACGTCTCGGTCCAGCATACGATGAACGTCTTCGAGCCGGTGCCGGAGATGATCGCGGTGATCGAGGGGAAGGGGCTTATCTCCATCAATCGCGGTCCGCTGGCCATGGGTCTGCTGACCGGCAAGTTCACCGCTGACAAGGCAGTGGGCGCCAAGGACGTCCGCGGTGCAGCCCTCGACTGGATGGTCTATTTCAAGGATGGCCGCATGGCCCCGGAATTCGCCGCAAGGCTCGATGCCGTCCGCGATCTCCTGACATCAGGTGGCCGCACGCTGACGCAGGGCGCGCTTGCCTGGCTCTGGGCACGCTCGCCGCGCACCCTTCCCATCCCGGGTTTCCGCACCGTCGCCCAGGTGGAGGAAAATGCCGGCGCGCTGGAGAAGGGACCCCTGCCGGCCGATGTCATGGCGGGGATCGATGCCGCGCTCGATCGCGTGTGA
- a CDS encoding HD domain-containing protein, with protein sequence MFETEAFSPHETLAAALIAHAADGDDGSHDLAHILRVFRNAMRIHEGEGGDGRVLAASVLLHDCVAVEKNSPLRAKASALAAQKASAILAKLGWSATDIEAVAHAITAHSFSAGVAPQTLEAKILQDADRLDAIGMIGVARCFYIAGRLGSGLYDPIDPAAADRPLDDKRYAIDHFQTKLFKLAEGFQTETGRRLAAARDKSLRDFLSAFMDEI encoded by the coding sequence ATGTTCGAGACTGAAGCCTTCTCTCCACACGAAACGCTTGCCGCGGCGTTGATTGCGCATGCGGCCGACGGCGACGACGGCTCGCACGACCTTGCCCATATCCTGCGCGTCTTCAGGAATGCCATGCGCATCCATGAGGGAGAAGGCGGCGACGGGCGGGTGCTTGCCGCTTCCGTGCTGCTGCACGACTGCGTCGCCGTCGAGAAGAATTCGCCGCTGCGGGCAAAAGCGTCGGCTTTGGCGGCGCAGAAGGCTTCGGCGATCCTGGCGAAACTCGGCTGGAGCGCCACGGATATCGAAGCCGTGGCCCACGCAATCACCGCGCACAGTTTCTCGGCCGGGGTGGCACCGCAGACGCTGGAGGCGAAGATCCTGCAGGATGCCGACCGGCTGGATGCGATCGGCATGATCGGCGTCGCCCGCTGCTTCTATATTGCCGGCCGACTGGGATCTGGGCTCTACGATCCGATCGACCCCGCGGCGGCAGACCGCCCGCTCGATGACAAGCGTTATGCCATTGACCATTTCCAGACGAAGCTGTTCAAACTGGCGGAAGGATTCCAGACCGAGACCGGCCGCAGGCTGGCGGCTGCGCGTGACAAAAGCTTGCGCGACTTCCTCTCGGCCTTCATGGATGAGATCTAG
- the rnc gene encoding ribonuclease III, with protein MNKAQTLSAAERAKLEGLIGHDFADKERLDRALTHASARTEKGSNYERLEFLGDRVLGLCIAELLFRTFGTAGEGELSVRLNQLVSAETCAAVADELNLHLYIRTGADVKKLTGKRMMNVRADVVESLIAAIYLDGGLEVARRFILRYWQGRAVRADGAKRDAKTELQEWSHAKFGVTPIYRVDERSGPDHDPRFKVTVEVAGIKPETGVERSKRAAEQVAATKMLEREGIWQQSPAGN; from the coding sequence ATGAATAAGGCGCAGACGCTTTCTGCGGCGGAACGCGCAAAGCTTGAAGGCCTGATCGGTCATGACTTCGCTGATAAGGAACGCCTGGACCGCGCGCTGACCCATGCCAGCGCCCGCACGGAAAAGGGCAGCAATTACGAACGGCTGGAATTCCTCGGCGACAGGGTCCTCGGGCTCTGCATCGCCGAGCTTCTGTTCCGCACTTTCGGCACGGCGGGAGAAGGCGAGCTCTCGGTTCGCCTCAACCAGCTCGTCAGTGCTGAAACCTGTGCGGCGGTCGCCGACGAGCTCAATCTTCACCTCTATATCCGCACCGGCGCCGATGTGAAGAAATTGACCGGCAAGCGCATGATGAACGTGCGCGCCGACGTCGTCGAAAGCCTGATCGCCGCGATCTATCTCGACGGCGGCCTCGAAGTTGCCCGCCGGTTCATTCTGCGTTACTGGCAGGGCAGGGCGGTGCGGGCCGATGGCGCCAAGCGCGACGCCAAGACCGAGCTGCAGGAATGGTCGCACGCGAAATTCGGCGTCACGCCAATCTACCGGGTTGATGAACGCAGCGGACCGGATCATGATCCGCGCTTCAAGGTGACGGTGGAAGTTGCTGGCATTAAGCCCGAAACCGGCGTAGAGCGGTCGAAGCGTGCCGCCGAACAGGTCGCGGCAACGAAGATGCTTGAGCGCGAAGGCATTTGGCAGCAATCGCCTGCCGGAAACTGA
- the era gene encoding GTPase Era, with amino-acid sequence MTQEEDIAAEAAAETNGPTHSGFVALIGPTNAGKSTLVNRLVGAKVSIVSHKVQTTRAIVRGIAIHDNAQIVFMDTPGIFKPRRRLDRAMVTSAWGGARDADLIVLLIDSERGLRGDAEAILEGLKEVRQPKILLLNKIDRVNREDLLALAAAANEKIAFERTFMISAENGSGCDDVMDYLAKTLPEGPWYYPEDQISDLPMRQLAAEITREKLFLRLHQELPYASHVETEKWEERKDGSVRIEQVIYLERDSQKKIALGKGGETIKAISTASRKELSEILEQPVHLFLFVKVRENWGDDPERFREMGLDFPK; translated from the coding sequence ATGACACAAGAAGAAGATATCGCGGCCGAAGCTGCCGCAGAAACCAATGGTCCGACGCATTCGGGCTTCGTCGCGCTGATCGGGCCGACCAATGCCGGCAAGTCGACGCTGGTGAACCGCCTCGTCGGCGCCAAGGTCTCGATCGTCAGCCATAAGGTGCAGACGACGCGGGCCATCGTTCGCGGCATCGCGATCCACGACAATGCCCAGATCGTCTTCATGGACACGCCTGGTATCTTCAAGCCGCGCCGCCGGCTTGACCGTGCCATGGTGACCTCGGCCTGGGGCGGTGCGAGGGATGCCGATCTGATCGTGCTGCTGATCGACAGCGAGCGCGGCCTGCGCGGCGATGCAGAAGCCATCCTCGAAGGCCTCAAGGAAGTCCGGCAGCCGAAGATCCTGCTGCTCAACAAGATCGACCGCGTCAACCGTGAGGATCTGCTGGCACTGGCCGCCGCCGCCAACGAGAAGATCGCTTTCGAGCGCACCTTCATGATCTCCGCCGAAAACGGCTCCGGCTGCGACGACGTCATGGACTATCTGGCAAAAACGCTCCCGGAGGGGCCGTGGTATTATCCGGAAGACCAGATCTCCGATCTGCCGATGCGCCAGCTCGCCGCCGAGATCACCCGCGAGAAGCTGTTTCTGCGCCTGCATCAGGAGCTTCCCTATGCCTCGCATGTCGAAACGGAGAAGTGGGAAGAGCGCAAGGACGGCTCGGTGCGGATCGAGCAGGTGATCTATCTTGAGCGCGACAGCCAGAAGAAGATTGCGCTCGGCAAGGGTGGTGAAACCATCAAGGCGATCTCGACTGCGTCCCGCAAGGAATTGTCGGAGATCCTCGAACAGCCTGTCCATCTCTTTCTGTTCGTCAAGGTTCGCGAGAATTGGGGTGATGATCCCGAGCGGTTCCGCGAAATGGGTCTCGATTTCCCGAAATAA
- the recO gene encoding DNA repair protein RecO, which produces MQWQDQAIILGVKRHGETSVIAEVMTRDRGRHLGLVRSGRSRAMQPVLQAGNAVEVIWRARLDEHLGEFRVEPVTLRAARLMETATAVYGVQAMGALLRLLPERDPHPHLFDALEVILDHLHNPADAGELFVRFELAVLNDLGFGLDLAECAATGVRSDLAYVSPKSGRAVSRAAGAPWADKMLLLPPFLSVEGNHAADFDSLSAAFRLTGFFLHRHVYEPRGIEAAAARDGFVQAALKALNPALRTLSGPNGISA; this is translated from the coding sequence ATGCAATGGCAGGATCAGGCGATCATTCTGGGCGTCAAGCGCCACGGCGAGACGAGCGTCATTGCCGAGGTGATGACGCGTGATCGCGGCCGTCATCTCGGCCTGGTGCGTTCCGGCCGCTCGCGCGCCATGCAGCCGGTGCTGCAGGCGGGCAATGCCGTCGAGGTCATCTGGCGTGCCCGGCTTGATGAGCATCTCGGCGAATTCCGCGTCGAACCGGTGACGCTCCGCGCCGCCCGACTGATGGAAACCGCGACCGCCGTCTACGGTGTCCAGGCGATGGGCGCGCTGCTGCGGCTGCTGCCGGAGCGTGACCCGCATCCGCACCTCTTCGATGCGCTGGAGGTCATCCTCGATCACCTGCACAACCCGGCCGATGCCGGCGAACTCTTCGTACGCTTCGAACTTGCGGTGCTGAATGATCTCGGCTTCGGCCTCGATCTTGCCGAATGCGCCGCGACCGGTGTCCGTTCCGATCTCGCCTATGTTTCGCCGAAATCCGGCCGCGCCGTCAGCCGTGCGGCGGGTGCGCCCTGGGCCGACAAAATGCTGCTCCTGCCGCCGTTCCTCAGCGTCGAAGGCAATCATGCGGCCGACTTCGATAGTCTTTCAGCCGCATTCCGTCTGACAGGGTTCTTTCTGCATCGCCATGTCTACGAGCCGCGCGGCATCGAGGCCGCAGCGGCCCGCGACGGCTTCGTTCAGGCGGCGCTCAAGGCGCTTAATCCGGCCTTGCGGACGCTTTCCGGCCCGAATGGTATTTCAGCCTGA
- a CDS encoding MOSC domain-containing protein, whose amino-acid sequence MRVSDLFIYPLKSARGIALPAADIDAYGLPGDRRAMITDAQGHFITQRELPDLARIEVRPEASAFRLLMQGKADISVAAPQPETRMDVIVWKSAVSAAAADPESNRQLSEWLGREVRLVFFDGQARRTANAEWAGKGTPVTFTDGYQILVTTTGSLKALNADLAAHGEGSVGMERFRPNIVIDTDEAWPEDRWAAIEIAGIRFDLVKPCSRCIMTTQDQMTGSREGPNPMPAMGRIRMSADRRVPGPLFGWNVTPRGGGRITIGDTVSIIEERPEGWALKRRVAA is encoded by the coding sequence ATGCGTGTCAGCGACCTCTTCATCTACCCGCTCAAGAGCGCCCGCGGCATTGCGCTGCCGGCCGCCGACATCGACGCCTATGGGCTTCCCGGCGACCGGCGGGCGATGATCACCGATGCGCAGGGTCACTTCATCACCCAACGCGAACTGCCAGATCTCGCACGCATCGAGGTGCGACCGGAGGCAAGCGCCTTTCGGCTGCTGATGCAGGGGAAAGCGGACATATCGGTAGCAGCGCCTCAGCCTGAAACCCGCATGGATGTGATCGTGTGGAAATCCGCCGTCAGCGCCGCCGCCGCCGATCCAGAGAGCAACCGGCAGCTTTCCGAATGGCTTGGTCGTGAGGTGCGCCTAGTCTTTTTCGACGGCCAGGCGCGGCGGACGGCGAATGCCGAATGGGCCGGCAAAGGCACGCCCGTCACCTTTACCGACGGCTATCAGATCCTGGTGACGACGACGGGCTCGCTGAAGGCATTGAATGCCGACCTCGCCGCCCATGGCGAAGGCAGTGTCGGCATGGAACGCTTCCGTCCGAACATCGTCATCGATACCGACGAAGCCTGGCCGGAGGACCGCTGGGCGGCGATCGAGATCGCCGGTATCCGCTTCGATCTCGTCAAACCCTGCTCCCGCTGCATCATGACGACGCAGGACCAGATGACCGGTTCACGCGAGGGACCAAACCCGATGCCGGCCATGGGCCGCATCCGCATGTCGGCCGACCGGCGCGTGCCCGGCCCGCTCTTCGGCTGGAATGTCACGCCACGCGGCGGTGGCAGGATCACGATCGGTGACACCGTCAGCATCATTGAAGAGAGGCCGGAAGGCTGGGCGCTCAAGCGTCGTGTCGCGGCATAA
- a CDS encoding putative bifunctional diguanylate cyclase/phosphodiesterase, whose protein sequence is MKAEALFWQQCTQAVTDDGSIDAQRLMDFVIATYRVHESDYDEIERSAETLLRENHVLRGNISALSQAFDGQKKLFEIILNNLPLGLSVFDAEQRLTLSNIRFRQLFDLTDEDVTAGATIADLTAKMRGTESASAKLRRRTGRHSSATARSSRLRRREWLMDDGRIIQSMVTILSDGSNISIHADITEDRRAAERITYLAHHDPLTGLPNRIHFREQVDATLTERRPDQQIALVHLNLDRFKSINNTMGVSVGDKILQQVTERIRAAAGSENTLARLGSDEFAILQAGKQQPWNVTALVERIRRELSEPFLHGEKRVELSVSMGIAIAPDDGEETDILLKNAGVALSHAKADGRKQERFFASEMEAQMQLRHALEADLRAAVGNEEFELHYQPLYDLSQRRICGFEALIRWNHPVRGRVPPMDFIPLAEEVGLIVDIGRWVLRRACNDAAQWPQDIKVAVNVSAIQFSSSDLTRDVGEALAASALSPSRLELEITESVLMENLSEVLPILHALKERGIRISMDDFGTGYSSLSYLSSFPFDKIKIDKSFVNDIVDNREAHAIMHAIILLCDALGMRVTVEGVETAAQLALLECEECDEIQGYHISPPRPAHDVPHLLSLSPKNGGMMRLPEAKH, encoded by the coding sequence ATGAAAGCTGAGGCGCTTTTCTGGCAGCAATGCACCCAGGCCGTCACCGACGATGGATCGATCGATGCGCAGCGCCTGATGGATTTTGTGATCGCGACCTATCGCGTCCATGAAAGCGACTATGACGAAATCGAGAGAAGCGCGGAAACGCTGCTGCGGGAAAACCATGTGCTGAGAGGCAATATATCAGCCCTCAGTCAGGCATTCGACGGACAGAAAAAACTCTTCGAAATCATTCTCAACAACCTGCCGCTCGGTCTCAGCGTCTTCGACGCCGAACAACGGCTGACGCTTTCCAACATCCGTTTCCGTCAGCTCTTCGACCTGACAGACGAAGATGTCACTGCCGGCGCGACAATCGCCGATCTCACGGCCAAAATGCGCGGCACTGAGAGCGCCAGCGCCAAGCTCCGCCGACGGACCGGGCGACATTCCTCCGCAACCGCAAGAAGCAGTCGTCTCCGTCGGCGCGAATGGTTGATGGACGATGGCCGCATCATCCAGAGCATGGTGACCATCCTTTCCGACGGCAGCAACATTTCCATTCATGCCGACATTACCGAGGATCGAAGGGCGGCCGAGCGTATCACCTATCTCGCCCACCACGACCCGCTGACCGGCCTTCCGAACCGCATCCATTTCCGCGAGCAGGTCGATGCGACGCTCACAGAGCGCAGGCCAGATCAGCAGATCGCCCTTGTTCACCTCAATCTCGACCGGTTCAAATCGATCAACAACACGATGGGCGTGTCGGTCGGCGACAAGATCCTGCAGCAGGTCACCGAGCGCATCCGCGCCGCCGCCGGTTCGGAAAACACCCTGGCGCGCCTCGGCTCGGACGAATTCGCCATCTTGCAGGCGGGCAAGCAGCAGCCGTGGAACGTGACGGCGCTTGTCGAACGGATCCGCCGTGAGCTTTCCGAACCATTCCTCCACGGCGAAAAACGGGTGGAGCTCAGCGTTTCCATGGGCATCGCAATCGCCCCTGATGATGGCGAGGAAACCGATATCCTGCTGAAGAATGCCGGCGTGGCGCTGTCACATGCCAAGGCCGACGGGCGCAAACAAGAGCGTTTCTTCGCCAGCGAGATGGAAGCGCAGATGCAACTGCGCCACGCGCTGGAGGCGGACCTCAGAGCAGCCGTAGGGAACGAGGAATTCGAGCTGCATTACCAGCCGCTTTATGACCTCTCGCAGCGGCGCATTTGCGGCTTCGAAGCTTTGATCCGCTGGAACCACCCGGTTCGAGGCCGCGTTCCGCCGATGGATTTCATTCCGCTTGCCGAAGAAGTCGGCCTCATCGTCGATATCGGCCGTTGGGTTTTGCGCCGGGCCTGCAACGATGCAGCGCAATGGCCGCAGGACATCAAGGTCGCCGTCAACGTTTCGGCAATCCAATTCAGCAGCAGCGACCTGACGCGAGATGTCGGCGAGGCGCTTGCCGCCTCCGCGCTGTCGCCGTCGCGGCTTGAACTCGAAATCACCGAGAGCGTGTTGATGGAAAATCTGAGCGAAGTGCTGCCGATCCTGCATGCGCTGAAGGAGCGCGGCATCCGCATCTCGATGGACGATTTCGGAACCGGCTATTCCTCATTGAGTTACCTCTCGAGCTTCCCCTTCGACAAGATCAAGATCGATAAATCCTTCGTCAACGACATCGTCGACAATAGGGAAGCGCATGCGATCATGCACGCGATCATCCTGCTTTGCGATGCGCTCGGCATGCGCGTCACCGTCGAGGGCGTCGAGACGGCCGCGCAACTGGCGCTGCTCGAATGCGAGGAATGCGACGAGATCCAGGGCTATCACATCAGTCCGCCGAGACCGGCGCATGACGTGCCTCATCTTCTCTCCCTGTCGCCGAAGAACGGCGGCATGATGCGTCTTCCTGAAGCCAAGCACTGA